In Aliarcobacter faecis, a genomic segment contains:
- the fliS gene encoding flagellar export chaperone FliS, which translates to MSIEAYNQQIAISDDPYILVLKLYEGVIKYLSFVKNAIDDNNVEQKFTYINKSIAIFDELRNVLDFDGGEVAYYLDGLYLYQIETLFAAGIDDNINAVNQVMKVTQGLIDAWKEETGL; encoded by the coding sequence ATGAGTATTGAAGCATACAATCAGCAAATAGCAATTTCTGATGACCCTTATATTTTAGTTTTAAAACTATATGAAGGTGTTATTAAATATCTATCTTTTGTAAAAAATGCTATTGATGATAATAATGTTGAGCAAAAATTCACATATATAAATAAATCTATTGCTATTTTTGATGAATTAAGAAATGTTCTTGATTTTGATGGAGGAGAAGTTGCATACTATTTAGATGGTTTGTATCTATACCAAATAGAGACTCTATTTGCTGCTGGGATTGATGATAATATCAATGCAGTTAATCAAGTTATGAAAGTTACTCAAGGATTAATAGACGCATGGAAAGAAGAAACAGGTCTATAA
- the mqnE gene encoding aminofutalosine synthase MqnE has product MTLIEKLENNIRLDYEDGVKLFDLDVITLGYYANKIREKKHQKKTYFNINRHINPTNICKDVCQFCAYSASRKNPNQYTLSHDEILQTVKNSSKNGIKEVHIVSAHNPTTGIEWYMDIFKKIKKEFPNIHIKALTAAEIHFLSTQYNLSYEDIINTMIESGVDSMPGGGAEIFDEKVRKRICGGKVTSSQWLEIHKLWHEKGRKSNATMLFGHIETREHRVDHILRLRNLQDITGGFNAFIPLVFQTENNYLKVKEPVTANEILKTYAVARILLDNIPNIKAYWATSTVKLALIAQEFGANDVDGTIEKESIQSAAGAKSKNGIMQNEFVELIRNSGFIPVERDSIYNELKVW; this is encoded by the coding sequence ATGACTTTAATTGAAAAATTGGAAAACAATATAAGATTAGATTATGAAGATGGAGTTAAACTTTTTGATTTAGATGTTATAACTTTAGGATATTATGCAAATAAAATAAGAGAAAAAAAACATCAAAAAAAGACATATTTCAATATAAATAGACATATAAATCCTACAAATATATGTAAGGATGTTTGCCAATTCTGTGCATATAGTGCAAGTAGAAAAAATCCAAATCAATATACTTTAAGCCATGATGAGATTTTACAAACAGTTAAAAACTCTTCAAAAAATGGAATAAAAGAGGTACATATAGTTTCAGCACATAATCCTACTACAGGAATAGAATGGTATATGGATATTTTTAAAAAAATAAAAAAAGAGTTTCCAAATATTCATATAAAAGCATTAACAGCTGCTGAAATTCACTTTTTAAGTACACAATATAATTTAAGTTATGAAGATATTATAAATACTATGATTGAAAGTGGTGTTGATTCAATGCCAGGTGGTGGAGCTGAAATTTTTGATGAAAAGGTACGAAAAAGAATTTGCGGGGGAAAAGTAACTTCTTCTCAATGGCTGGAAATTCATAAACTTTGGCATGAAAAAGGAAGAAAAAGTAATGCTACTATGCTTTTTGGGCATATTGAAACAAGAGAACATAGAGTGGATCATATTTTAAGGCTTAGAAATTTGCAAGATATTACAGGTGGATTTAATGCTTTTATTCCTTTAGTTTTTCAAACAGAGAATAACTATTTAAAAGTAAAAGAGCCTGTAACGGCAAATGAGATTTTAAAAACATATGCAGTTGCTAGAATTTTACTTGATAATATTCCAAATATTAAAGCTTATTGGGCAACTTCTACTGTAAAATTGGCTTTAATCGCTCAAGAATTTGGAGCAAACGATGTAGATGGAACTATTGAAAAAGAGTCTATTCAAAGTGCTGCAGGGGCAAAAAGTAAAAATGGAATTATGCAAAATGAGTTTGTAGAACTAATAAGAAATTCTGGATTTATTCCTGTAGAAAGAGACAGTATTTATAATGAACTAAAAGTTTGGTAA
- a CDS encoding carbonic anhydrase — translation MQINDLIKGNKKFREARFSKYETDLKQLSQEGQNPDILFIGCSDSRVTPELVLDTKPGDMFTLRNVGNFVPPYNPDNDYHGSSAVIEYAVNVLNVKHIIVCGHSHCGACKSLYKDLGDSPELINIKKWLELGKKAKEYTLLATLNKEDKEQIYRTTEKVSIVYQMENLLTFPYIVQRIKEGALEIHGWYYKIEDGSIEFYDGSDCTFKPLEEFRNDI, via the coding sequence ATGCAAATAAATGATTTAATAAAAGGTAACAAAAAATTTAGAGAAGCTAGATTTTCAAAGTATGAGACAGATTTAAAACAACTATCACAAGAGGGACAAAATCCAGATATCCTCTTTATTGGTTGTAGTGATAGTAGAGTTACTCCTGAACTTGTACTTGATACAAAACCAGGAGATATGTTTACACTTAGAAATGTTGGGAATTTTGTACCTCCATATAATCCAGATAACGATTATCATGGAAGTAGTGCGGTTATAGAGTATGCTGTAAATGTTTTAAATGTAAAACATATTATTGTCTGTGGTCATTCTCATTGTGGAGCTTGTAAGAGTCTTTATAAAGATTTAGGGGATTCTCCAGAACTTATAAATATCAAAAAATGGTTAGAACTTGGTAAAAAGGCAAAAGAGTATACACTTTTAGCAACATTAAACAAAGAAGATAAAGAGCAAATTTATAGAACTACTGAAAAGGTGTCAATTGTATATCAAATGGAGAATCTTTTAACTTTTCCTTATATTGTACAAAGAATTAAAGAAGGTGCATTGGAAATTCATGGCTGGTACTATAAAATAGAAGATGGAAGTATAGAGTTTTATGATGGAAGCGATTGTACTTTTAAGCCATTAGAAGAGTTTAGAAATGACATATGA
- a CDS encoding aminotransferase class I/II-fold pyridoxal phosphate-dependent enzyme has translation MYEKELESIRKANRFRNREVFSKDLFDLASNDYLGLAQNRSLLKKAYKRVLKNHYFSPKASMLVNGYSKIHQKFEKLLCKVNGFENGIIVGSGFLANISLIEAMVRKGDTLFIDEEYHASGILASKLLESKQVITFNHNDEKDLEEKLKSCFSKGRKIIAIEGVYSMSGNLAKKEIFDLAKKYDAILIVDEAHSSGVIGENLLGVFDYYNIKIEKNHIKMGTLGKAYGSYGAYILANKNIIEFLQNRAKPIIYSTAPSLFDTALGYESLKYIINNKKVLRQKIKENLNIIQSYLGINSRSLIIPIIVDDNKKVLKIQKILKENGFLVGAIRQPTVKKAIIRLIAKVDIKANELKKACNLIKDLNANK, from the coding sequence TTGTACGAAAAAGAGTTAGAGAGTATAAGAAAAGCAAATCGTTTTAGAAATAGAGAGGTTTTTTCTAAAGATTTGTTTGATCTTGCTTCAAATGATTATTTAGGCCTGGCACAAAATAGAAGTCTTTTAAAAAAAGCCTATAAAAGAGTTTTAAAAAATCACTACTTCTCTCCAAAAGCTTCTATGTTAGTAAATGGTTATTCAAAAATTCACCAAAAGTTTGAAAAGTTACTTTGTAAAGTAAATGGCTTTGAAAATGGAATAATTGTTGGGAGTGGATTTTTAGCAAATATCTCTTTGATTGAAGCAATGGTTCGAAAAGGAGATACTCTTTTTATAGATGAAGAGTATCATGCAAGTGGGATTTTAGCTTCAAAATTGCTAGAATCTAAACAAGTTATAACTTTTAATCATAATGATGAAAAAGATTTGGAAGAGAAGTTAAAAAGTTGTTTTTCTAAAGGAAGAAAAATCATAGCAATAGAGGGTGTTTATTCTATGAGTGGGAATTTAGCAAAAAAAGAAATTTTTGATTTAGCTAAAAAATACGATGCTATTTTAATTGTTGATGAAGCACATAGTTCAGGTGTTATTGGAGAAAATCTTTTAGGAGTTTTTGATTATTATAATATCAAAATAGAAAAAAATCATATAAAAATGGGGACTTTAGGAAAAGCTTATGGCTCTTATGGGGCTTATATATTAGCAAATAAAAATATTATAGAGTTCTTACAAAATAGGGCTAAACCAATTATTTACTCAACTGCTCCATCACTTTTTGATACAGCTTTAGGATATGAGAGCTTAAAATATATTATAAATAACAAAAAAGTATTAAGGCAAAAAATTAAAGAAAATTTAAATATAATCCAAAGCTATTTAGGAATAAACTCAAGATCACTTATTATTCCAATAATAGTAGATGATAATAAAAAAGTCTTAAAGATACAAAAAATCTTAAAAGAAAATGGCTTCTTAGTTGGTGCTATACGGCAACCAACAGTTAAAAAAGCGATTATTCGGCTTATTGCTAAAGTTGATATTAAGGCAAATGAGTTAAAAAAAGCTTGTAATTTAATAAAGGATTTAAATGCAAATAAATGA
- a CDS encoding YraN family protein, with translation MSREKGNFAEKRAISFLEDCNFTIIETNFYAKKLGEIDIIAKKDGIYHFCEVKSGLDYEVAISNLTAQKLSKIKRSVDYYLQIKKIDTAFCIDAIIISDDNIELIENITI, from the coding sequence ATGAGTAGAGAAAAAGGAAATTTTGCTGAAAAAAGAGCAATTTCCTTTTTAGAAGATTGTAATTTTACTATTATTGAGACAAATTTTTATGCAAAAAAACTTGGAGAAATAGATATAATCGCAAAAAAAGATGGGATTTATCACTTTTGTGAAGTTAAATCTGGTTTAGATTATGAAGTTGCAATTTCAAATTTAACAGCTCAAAAGCTATCAAAAATAAAAAGAAGCGTTGATTATTATCTACAAATTAAAAAAATAGATACGGCTTTTTGTATAGATGCTATTATTATAAGTGATGATAATATTGAATTAATAGAAAATATTACTATATAA
- the thiS gene encoding sulfur carrier protein ThiS, producing MKIIVNGKNLEFKDNLTLLEIIKELKIEDKVMAAAVNMDIIKKDIWSSYKPKENDILELLNFVGGG from the coding sequence GTGAAAATTATTGTAAATGGTAAAAATTTAGAGTTTAAAGATAATTTAACACTTTTAGAGATTATAAAAGAGTTAAAAATTGAAGATAAAGTAATGGCTGCTGCTGTGAATATGGATATTATAAAAAAAGATATTTGGAGTAGTTATAAACCAAAAGAGAATGATATTTTAGAACTTTTAAATTTTGTTGGTGGTGGATAA
- a CDS encoding SAM-dependent methyltransferase translates to MIRFSEYFNSWLYEKDGYYTNYKNIGKEGDFFTSVSVSSFFGGAIAKKIVLAIENGFLNKNSTILEIGAEKGYLLADIIQFIYTLKPELLQTLNFAILEKYESLRDIQKKYLFDSFGNAIKFRHFSTLEDIKLDSAFVISNELFDSFACDLVFTKDNILNQAFVQNHQIEFLPCKNENILKHCKKYGIKKGEISLSYLEFVTKLCKNIKSFEFVAFDYGEKSIRDDFSIRIYKEHRVYPFFEENLDLKELYKKSDITYDVHFDYLIDCFKENKIEDIELKTQLKALIDFGILDLLEILKLKVDERIYQKELQKVKILLQPSQLAERFKCLSIRK, encoded by the coding sequence ATGATAAGATTTAGCGAATATTTTAACTCTTGGCTATATGAAAAAGATGGCTATTATACAAATTATAAAAATATAGGTAAAGAAGGAGATTTCTTTACCTCTGTTAGTGTATCTTCATTTTTTGGTGGAGCAATAGCAAAAAAAATAGTTTTAGCTATTGAAAATGGTTTTTTAAATAAAAACTCTACAATTTTAGAAATAGGTGCTGAAAAAGGTTATTTACTAGCAGATATTATTCAATTTATATATACTTTAAAACCAGAATTACTTCAAACTTTAAATTTTGCAATTTTAGAAAAATATGAAAGCTTAAGAGATATTCAAAAAAAATATCTTTTTGACTCTTTTGGAAATGCTATAAAATTTAGACACTTTAGTACTTTAGAGGATATAAAATTAGATAGTGCTTTTGTTATTTCAAATGAACTTTTTGATTCATTTGCTTGTGATTTGGTATTTACAAAAGATAATATTCTAAATCAAGCCTTTGTTCAAAATCATCAAATAGAGTTTTTACCTTGTAAAAATGAGAATATTTTAAAACATTGTAAAAAATATGGTATAAAAAAAGGTGAAATATCTTTAAGTTATTTAGAGTTTGTAACAAAACTTTGTAAAAATATAAAAAGCTTTGAGTTTGTAGCTTTTGATTATGGAGAAAAAAGCATAAGAGATGATTTTAGTATTCGAATTTATAAAGAGCATAGAGTTTATCCTTTTTTTGAAGAGAATTTGGACTTAAAAGAGTTATATAAAAAATCAGATATTACTTATGATGTACATTTTGATTATTTAATTGATTGTTTTAAAGAGAATAAAATAGAAGATATAGAACTAAAAACTCAATTAAAAGCACTTATTGATTTTGGGATTTTAGATTTATTAGAGATTTTAAAATTAAAAGTAGATGAAAGAATTTACCAAAAAGAGCTACAAAAAGTAAAAATTTTGTTACAACCAAGTCAATTAGCTGAAAGATTTAAGTGCTTAAGCATAAGAAAATAG
- a CDS encoding OmpA family protein — MKILNFKTIISSLAVVALLSGCASTMNTGNETFDNNQNAIIGTTVGAIAGVVLGNNIGGGSKSRNKVIGTVAGAAIGGAIGYSLDKQAKEVAQSLNTNVNNNPNAQMDPNQDLIVSNTDKYVKIMFRDDMMFEVNSATPTYSASQKISKINGVLKNYPNTLVQVVGHTDNSGKHAYNQTLSEKRASNVGNIIYSNGATNQIFSRGCSFDKPIVANSSKENMALNRRVEVYLYPNQESVIDVCK, encoded by the coding sequence ATGAAAATTTTAAATTTTAAAACTATTATATCTAGTCTTGCTGTTGTAGCACTTCTTTCAGGTTGTGCATCTACAATGAATACAGGAAATGAAACATTTGATAATAATCAAAATGCAATTATTGGAACAACTGTTGGAGCAATTGCAGGAGTTGTTTTAGGAAATAATATTGGTGGTGGAAGTAAAAGTAGAAATAAAGTAATTGGTACTGTTGCAGGTGCAGCAATTGGAGGGGCTATTGGATATAGTTTAGATAAACAAGCAAAAGAAGTAGCACAAAGTTTAAATACAAATGTAAATAATAATCCAAATGCACAAATGGATCCAAATCAAGATTTAATTGTTTCAAATACAGATAAGTATGTAAAAATAATGTTTAGAGACGATATGATGTTTGAAGTAAATTCAGCAACTCCAACATATAGTGCAAGTCAAAAAATCTCAAAAATAAATGGTGTATTAAAAAATTATCCAAATACTTTGGTTCAAGTTGTAGGGCATACAGATAATTCAGGAAAACATGCATATAATCAAACTTTATCAGAAAAAAGAGCTAGTAATGTGGGAAATATAATCTACTCAAATGGTGCGACTAATCAGATATTTTCAAGAGGATGCTCTTTTGATAAACCAATAGTTGCAAATAGTTCAAAAGAGAATATGGCACTAAATAGAAGAGTGGAAGTATATTTATATCCAAATCAAGAGTCTGTTATTGATGTTTGTAAATAA
- the pyk gene encoding pyruvate kinase, protein MNKKTKILATLGPASNSLEMIERLIDAGANMFRLNFSHGSHEYHQETLNNIRQAMENKKTIVGILQDISGPKIRVGELKEPFLLESGDTITFEKEEIIGYKKAPKEYVVSINYPDILEKIKVDEYIYLYDGIIRARVIETTPKVKAQIENNGILSSRKGVNFPNTVIDIEVITKKDEADIAWGVKNRVDYFAISFVQSAKDMRKARSLLGDYKGKLIAKIEKFDAVSNIDEIIETSDGIMVARGDLGIEVPYYDVPTIQKMLIKKSNAKGIPVITATQMLLSMTQNERATRAEISDVANAVLDGTDIVMLSEESAVGENPTNVVETMNNIISQTEKIYNHDKRYNFTYLDEFDVIQATVTKLADDLNADGILSLTSSGNSARKMSRYRPKTPLFTFAHEKETLTSLTALWGVQPITTVKEAQASKMIQKMLRSLEKRELLNKNGLYICTVGYPVGIPGSTNTIKILTPSEIEFYLNFKENREKTKQEKKQKITVIDE, encoded by the coding sequence ATGAATAAAAAAACAAAAATTTTAGCAACACTAGGACCAGCTAGTAATAGTTTAGAAATGATAGAAAGATTAATTGATGCTGGTGCAAATATGTTTAGATTAAACTTTTCACATGGAAGCCACGAGTATCATCAAGAGACTTTAAACAATATTCGACAAGCTATGGAAAATAAGAAAACAATTGTAGGAATTTTACAAGATATATCTGGACCAAAAATAAGAGTTGGTGAGTTAAAAGAGCCTTTTTTACTTGAAAGTGGAGATACTATAACTTTTGAAAAAGAGGAGATTATTGGATACAAAAAAGCTCCTAAAGAGTATGTAGTATCAATAAATTATCCAGATATTTTAGAAAAAATAAAAGTTGATGAGTATATCTATTTATATGATGGAATTATAAGAGCAAGAGTAATAGAAACAACTCCAAAAGTAAAAGCCCAAATCGAAAATAATGGAATACTATCAAGTAGAAAAGGGGTGAATTTTCCAAATACAGTTATAGATATTGAAGTTATTACAAAAAAAGATGAAGCTGATATTGCTTGGGGAGTAAAAAATAGAGTTGATTATTTTGCTATATCATTTGTTCAAAGTGCTAAAGATATGAGAAAAGCAAGAAGCCTTTTAGGAGATTACAAAGGTAAATTAATAGCAAAAATAGAGAAATTTGATGCTGTTTCAAATATTGATGAAATAATAGAAACAAGTGATGGAATAATGGTTGCAAGGGGAGATTTAGGAATAGAAGTTCCATATTATGATGTTCCAACTATTCAAAAAATGCTAATTAAAAAATCAAATGCAAAAGGAATCCCAGTAATTACTGCAACTCAAATGCTTTTATCTATGACACAAAATGAAAGAGCAACAAGAGCTGAAATTTCAGATGTTGCAAATGCTGTTTTAGATGGAACAGATATTGTAATGCTTTCAGAGGAGAGTGCAGTTGGTGAAAACCCTACAAATGTTGTTGAAACAATGAACAATATCATAAGCCAAACAGAAAAAATCTATAATCATGATAAAAGATATAATTTTACATATTTAGATGAGTTTGATGTAATTCAAGCAACAGTTACAAAACTAGCTGATGACTTAAATGCAGATGGTATTTTATCACTTACAAGTAGTGGAAATTCTGCTAGAAAAATGTCAAGATATAGACCAAAAACTCCTCTATTTACTTTTGCACATGAAAAAGAGACTCTTACAAGTTTAACAGCTCTTTGGGGAGTTCAACCAATAACAACAGTAAAAGAAGCTCAAGCATCTAAAATGATTCAAAAAATGTTAAGAAGTTTAGAAAAAAGAGAGTTATTAAATAAAAATGGACTATACATTTGTACAGTTGGTTATCCTGTTGGAATCCCTGGAAGTACAAATACTATAAAAATTTTAACTCCTAGTGAAATAGAGTTTTATCTAAACTTTAAAGAGAATAGAGAAAAAACAAAACAAGAGAAAAAACAGAAAATAACAGTTATAGATGAATAA
- the surE gene encoding 5'/3'-nucleotidase SurE — MLKILLTNDDGYDAVGLKALIKVLSPIAKIMVVAPAKNKSACGHSLTLDRPLRLISIDDDFYKIDDATPTDCIYLSLGNLFKNGYRPDLVISGINIGANMGEDITYSGTCSAAMEAILHKIPAIAISQVCKDMCRHIAYNWDFELACKAIVTLVEKIFQGEFPLDERKFLNVNIPPISAKECKGFKITKAGYREYGNDASRHTNPRGEEYYWIGLHPLSWRSSVDGSCDFEAVKDGYVSITPVHLDMTSYDDITKLENWLNK, encoded by the coding sequence ATGTTGAAAATTCTTCTAACAAATGATGATGGATATGATGCAGTTGGATTAAAAGCTTTAATAAAAGTTCTTAGTCCAATAGCAAAAATTATGGTAGTAGCCCCAGCGAAAAATAAATCAGCTTGTGGGCATTCACTAACTTTAGATAGACCTTTAAGGCTTATTAGTATAGACGATGATTTTTATAAGATAGATGATGCAACACCAACAGATTGTATATATCTATCATTAGGAAATCTATTTAAAAATGGTTATAGACCAGATTTAGTAATAAGTGGAATAAATATTGGTGCAAATATGGGAGAAGATATTACATATAGTGGAACTTGCAGTGCTGCTATGGAGGCAATTTTACATAAAATTCCTGCAATTGCTATTTCTCAAGTTTGTAAAGATATGTGCCGACACATTGCATATAATTGGGATTTTGAATTAGCTTGTAAAGCTATTGTTACACTAGTAGAGAAGATTTTTCAAGGGGAATTTCCATTAGATGAAAGAAAGTTTTTAAATGTTAATATTCCACCAATTAGTGCAAAAGAGTGTAAGGGATTTAAGATTACAAAAGCTGGATATAGAGAGTATGGAAATGATGCTTCAAGACATACAAATCCAAGAGGAGAAGAGTACTATTGGATAGGGCTTCACCCTCTTAGCTGGAGAAGTAGTGTGGATGGATCTTGCGATTTTGAAGCAGTAAAAGATGGATATGTTTCTATAACTCCTGTTCATCTTGATATGACATCTTATGATGATATAACAAAACTAGAAAATTGGTTAAATAAATAA